A portion of the Lolium rigidum isolate FL_2022 chromosome 1, APGP_CSIRO_Lrig_0.1, whole genome shotgun sequence genome contains these proteins:
- the LOC124656864 gene encoding BURP domain-containing protein 4-like, which yields MEAKAVAIAIVLLLLTFEEDGFGVSSYKVDWKEDSTPYRSPVSKAQTRHQHIKVQTGMLFLKKSLHVGTILPEGTMFARAGLPKPDSSVSTPLQPMYLATILSHFKIGRNSMKAKQVADTLRSCSKPSDMEEPQMCFSSRGEMAGFATKELGVRRARAAITTIHGHESPRSRYIVARITPVSTNMVACHPMDFPYEVYYCHRPKEVESFRVQLKEQENDMPLVTTTAMCHMNTFNWDKQYFELLGGERGEPICHYMPQNYIMFY from the exons ATGGAGGCCAAGGCTGTAGCAATAGCCATTGTCTTGCTCCTCCTAACCTTCG AAGAGGATGGCTTTGGTGTGAGTTCTTACAAAGTAGATTGGAAGGAAGATTCTACACCTTATC GTTCCCCTGTTTCTAAAGCGCAAACAAGACACCAGCACATAAAAGTTCAAACCGGCATGCTGTTCCTAAAGAAGAGTCTGCATGTTGGCACTATACTGCCGGAAGGCACCATGTTTGCACGAGCTGGTTTGCCAAAGCCTGATAGTTCCGTCTCTACTCCGTTACAACCAATGTACTTGGCAACCATCCTATCACATTTCAAGATAGGTCGCAACTCCATGAAGGCGAAGCAGGTAGCTGATACCCTTCGTTCATGCAGCAAGCCGAGTGACATGGAGGAACCtcagatgtgcttctcatctcgaGGAGAAATGGCAGGGTTTGCAACAAAAGAGTTAGGAGTTAGACGTGCTCGAGCAGCCATTACAACGATTCATGGGCATGAGAGCCCTAGGTCCAGATATATTGTGGCAAGAATCACCCCAGTAAGCACTAATATGGTGGCGTGCCACCCAATGGATTTTCCATATGAGGTATATTATTGCCATCGACCGAAAGAAGTAGAGTCTTTTAGGGTGCAACTCAAGGAACAGGAAAATGACATGCCGCTTGTGACGACAACTGCCATGTGTCACATGAACACATTCAATTGGGACAAACAGTACTTTGAGCTGCTGGGGGGAGAGCGCGGTGAACCTATTTGCCACTACATGCCACAGAATTACATCATGTTCTATTAG